One Actinomyces respiraculi DNA window includes the following coding sequences:
- a CDS encoding TetR/AcrR family transcriptional regulator, with the protein MARAREAMTQATAARDVEPKGTTARRVGLTAELVVDRAQELTEQLGLDGWSLRRLAEELDVVPSVVYHYYPTKGDICDAIVERVSTLIELPDPELGWKEWFMTMLLNARPVLLTYHGVADRIMRGELTRGFTPMIDTAVAKLQEAGFADFAPIAYAMISNSAVSAIAARNRRSAQQGERRHDLARMIDHMEPLARQSPGTRLMIEHLFGPLSSGDHEDRVSDEYFELLIASLLDGVEHVVLPRAQAPGEVD; encoded by the coding sequence ATGGCAAGGGCACGGGAAGCAATGACGCAGGCGACGGCCGCACGGGACGTAGAGCCGAAGGGCACGACGGCACGGCGGGTCGGCCTCACGGCCGAGCTCGTGGTCGACCGAGCCCAGGAGCTCACCGAACAGCTGGGCCTCGACGGCTGGTCTCTGCGCCGGTTGGCGGAGGAGCTCGACGTTGTCCCCTCGGTCGTCTACCACTACTACCCGACGAAGGGGGACATTTGCGACGCCATCGTCGAGCGCGTCAGCACCCTCATCGAACTGCCCGACCCGGAGCTGGGGTGGAAGGAGTGGTTCATGACCATGCTCCTCAACGCCCGGCCGGTCCTGCTGACGTACCACGGAGTGGCCGACCGGATCATGCGCGGGGAGCTCACCCGGGGCTTCACACCCATGATCGACACCGCCGTCGCCAAGCTCCAGGAGGCCGGATTCGCCGACTTCGCCCCCATCGCCTACGCGATGATCAGCAACTCGGCAGTGTCCGCCATCGCGGCGCGCAACCGTCGGTCCGCCCAGCAAGGTGAGCGTCGGCACGACCTGGCCCGAATGATCGACCACATGGAGCCCCTCGCCCGGCAGTCGCCGGGCACGCGCCTGATGATCGAGCACCTGTTCGGCCCCCTGAGCTCGGGCGACCACGAGGACAGGGTGAGTGACGAGTACTTCGAGCTCCTCATCGCCTCGCTGCTCGATGGGGTTGAGCACGTGGTTCTTCCCCGGGCGCAGGCCCCGGGCGAGGTCGACTAA
- a CDS encoding carbohydrate ABC transporter permease has protein sequence MARTPRKSATLSRQTTPYLLMLPAAALVLVALGWPMLRQFIMSFQEFGLAQQFGQPPTWVFLDNYATIVKDPYFWAVLAKSLGFCAWTAGWTMILAVLFALLMRAASPVVRTAMNVVLIIVWAMPLMASLTLWQWLVDPNFGLVNHALVSMGLEQFAGFSWLANSFWTFYLIASAVIVWASMPLATISIYAALTQVDEAQIEAAQLDGAGYLQRLRHVIMPTIAPVISLIGVLQVIWDLRVFTHIYVLQGAGGISTETNLLGTYVYQVGIAEGDYGMASALATIILLITLVITGKYIHMLFTRGEVN, from the coding sequence ATGGCCCGAACACCAAGAAAGTCGGCTACGCTCTCGCGTCAGACGACCCCGTACCTGCTCATGCTGCCCGCGGCAGCCCTGGTGCTGGTTGCGCTCGGATGGCCGATGCTGCGGCAGTTCATCATGTCGTTCCAGGAGTTCGGCCTCGCCCAGCAGTTCGGGCAGCCGCCGACATGGGTGTTCCTTGACAACTACGCGACCATTGTCAAGGATCCCTACTTCTGGGCTGTGCTGGCGAAGTCGCTCGGCTTCTGCGCGTGGACCGCCGGCTGGACGATGATCCTTGCGGTCCTCTTCGCATTGTTGATGCGCGCCGCGTCACCGGTGGTGCGCACCGCGATGAACGTCGTGCTCATCATCGTGTGGGCGATGCCGCTTATGGCCTCGCTGACGCTGTGGCAGTGGCTCGTCGACCCCAACTTCGGCCTTGTGAACCACGCGCTTGTCAGCATGGGGCTTGAACAGTTCGCGGGCTTCTCGTGGCTCGCGAACAGCTTCTGGACCTTCTACCTGATCGCCTCCGCCGTGATCGTGTGGGCGTCGATGCCGCTGGCGACGATCTCGATCTACGCTGCGCTCACCCAGGTCGATGAAGCGCAGATCGAGGCCGCGCAGCTCGACGGTGCCGGCTACCTCCAGCGGTTGCGCCACGTGATCATGCCGACGATCGCACCTGTCATCTCGCTCATCGGCGTCCTGCAGGTGATCTGGGACCTGCGCGTGTTCACTCACATCTACGTCCTCCAGGGGGCAGGAGGCATCTCGACAGAGACCAACCTGCTCGGCACGTACGTCTACCAGGTGGGCATCGCCGAAGGCGACTACGGCATGGCCTCGGCGCTCGCCACGATCATCCTGCTCATCACCTTGGTGATCACGGGCAAGTACATCCACATGCTGTTCACCCGCGGGGAGGTCAACTGA
- a CDS encoding family 20 glycosylhydrolase, whose product MVTPPLIPTGSTPARHRWRGLHLDSARTFWPPDVVLELLDVMARYRLNRLHWHLTDDAGWRFAVPDYPLLLTVAAQLPRERFSWYTNVNHDKRRAALDAAPDSSTRGWYRDEDIRRIVAHAKDVGIEIMPEVDLPGHMAAAIRAYPELGDPSLVGVEPDTWPHRNDLLWPGERSEAFLRAVLDHVATLFSFEYVHVGGDECNHSAWRADEALMRTVDGDPLALHRHFMQFARTHLRGLGRRTAVWDEAVDSGLAGDELVFAWRDEQRVLAAAHSGNPWVFAEASYLYLNHLSGPEEDEPAGMREIITARDVLEAPVPDSAVGVQAACWTEFITDRAGLHYHLFPRLLAVAELAWNGPSTSWHTFAPALAHEMKVLHELGIGGRSISMDAYG is encoded by the coding sequence GTGGTCACCCCACCGTTGATCCCCACGGGCTCCACACCCGCCCGCCACAGGTGGCGAGGCCTGCACTTGGACAGCGCCCGGACCTTCTGGCCGCCCGACGTCGTGCTCGAACTCCTCGACGTCATGGCGCGCTACCGTCTGAATCGGCTGCACTGGCATCTCACCGACGACGCGGGCTGGCGCTTCGCCGTGCCGGACTACCCGCTGCTGCTCACCGTGGCCGCACAGCTCCCGCGCGAACGCTTCTCCTGGTACACGAACGTGAACCACGACAAGCGTCGCGCCGCGCTCGACGCAGCACCCGACAGCTCCACCCGTGGCTGGTACCGCGACGAGGACATCCGGCGAATCGTCGCCCACGCGAAGGACGTGGGCATCGAGATCATGCCGGAGGTCGACCTGCCCGGGCACATGGCGGCCGCCATCCGCGCGTATCCCGAGCTGGGCGACCCGTCCTTGGTCGGCGTTGAGCCGGACACGTGGCCCCACCGCAACGACCTGCTCTGGCCCGGTGAGCGCTCGGAAGCCTTCCTCCGCGCAGTACTCGACCACGTGGCCACGCTCTTCAGCTTCGAGTACGTGCACGTCGGCGGAGACGAATGCAATCACAGCGCATGGCGTGCGGATGAGGCGCTCATGCGCACAGTCGACGGTGACCCACTTGCCCTGCACCGGCACTTCATGCAGTTCGCCCGCACCCATCTCCGTGGCCTTGGTCGGCGTACCGCGGTCTGGGACGAGGCTGTGGACAGTGGTCTCGCGGGCGACGAACTCGTCTTCGCCTGGCGAGACGAGCAGAGGGTCCTCGCCGCAGCGCACTCAGGCAACCCATGGGTTTTCGCGGAGGCCTCGTACCTGTACCTCAATCACCTGTCCGGGCCGGAGGAGGATGAGCCCGCCGGGATGCGTGAGATCATCACAGCCCGCGACGTGCTCGAAGCACCGGTCCCCGACAGTGCCGTCGGCGTGCAGGCAGCCTGCTGGACTGAGTTCATCACGGACAGGGCCGGCCTGCACTACCACCTGTTCCCCAGATTGCTCGCTGTGGCAGAGTTGGCGTGGAACGGGCCGTCCACCTCCTGGCACACCTTCGCCCCCGCACTGGCACATGAGATGAAGGTCCTCCATGAGTTGGGCATCGGCGGTCGATCAATCTCGATGGACGCCTACGGATGA
- a CDS encoding extracellular solute-binding protein, translating to MSNTFSRRGMLAVSTAALAAMGLSACGDDAKPTSATTSDGTGVTGQTVRVWFMEGSISDEAISLLETTFAQENEGNVLKVEIQPWDGIVAKMQTALASDKECPDLIETGNTQSSIFSSVGAFAQVDDMYDTLGGADLIPSFIEAGTWDGKLYALPLYAGARGVFYRKDLIEAAGLSEPKTLDEFADTVIELGKANPENVPGFSGMYLAAVDQHSANSLFFAGGGEFATMDGGTWVQQLTAPQSISAIKRIQRLFNEGTAYALDSQAAQTAFEKYFNDAKVGVLVATDNVGGKISDELWDADKVGVMAIPGLKEGEIGHSFAGGSNISLPTKSQNPELARKALEIIFAEDFQILVAKDGWVPGNVTYGKEATGRMGPLQAEIVADAKLTPNTPQWGVATSNNLIRDFYTALAQGNEVEATAAEYGQKIEDILNSK from the coding sequence ATGTCGAACACGTTCTCTCGTCGCGGGATGCTCGCCGTCTCGACGGCGGCGCTCGCGGCCATGGGTTTGTCGGCTTGCGGCGACGATGCGAAGCCCACGAGCGCAACGACCTCGGATGGCACAGGCGTGACGGGCCAGACCGTCCGGGTGTGGTTCATGGAGGGCTCCATCAGCGACGAGGCGATCTCCCTGCTTGAGACGACCTTCGCACAGGAGAACGAGGGCAACGTGCTCAAGGTCGAGATCCAGCCGTGGGATGGCATCGTCGCGAAGATGCAGACCGCGCTGGCCTCTGACAAGGAGTGTCCGGATCTCATCGAGACGGGCAACACCCAGTCCTCCATCTTCTCCAGTGTCGGTGCATTCGCGCAGGTGGACGACATGTACGACACGCTGGGCGGTGCCGACCTGATCCCGAGCTTCATCGAGGCCGGCACATGGGACGGCAAGCTCTACGCCCTGCCGCTCTACGCGGGTGCCAGAGGGGTCTTCTACCGCAAGGACCTGATTGAGGCCGCCGGGCTCAGCGAGCCCAAGACCCTCGACGAGTTCGCCGACACGGTCATCGAGCTCGGCAAGGCGAACCCCGAGAACGTTCCTGGGTTCTCCGGCATGTACTTGGCCGCAGTGGATCAGCACAGCGCCAACTCCCTCTTCTTCGCCGGCGGCGGCGAGTTCGCGACAATGGACGGCGGCACGTGGGTGCAGCAGCTCACTGCGCCGCAGAGCATCTCGGCAATCAAGCGCATCCAGCGGCTGTTCAACGAGGGCACGGCCTACGCGCTCGACAGCCAGGCCGCGCAGACCGCCTTCGAGAAGTACTTCAACGACGCCAAGGTCGGCGTTCTGGTCGCCACCGACAACGTGGGCGGCAAGATCAGCGACGAGCTGTGGGACGCGGACAAGGTCGGCGTCATGGCCATCCCCGGCTTGAAGGAGGGCGAGATCGGGCACTCGTTCGCGGGCGGCTCCAACATCTCCCTGCCGACGAAGTCTCAAAACCCCGAGCTCGCCCGCAAGGCGCTGGAGATCATCTTCGCCGAGGACTTCCAAATCCTCGTCGCAAAGGACGGCTGGGTGCCCGGCAACGTCACCTACGGCAAGGAGGCCACCGGAAGGATGGGCCCGCTGCAGGCCGAGATCGTCGCCGACGCCAAGCTGACGCCGAACACGCCGCAGTGGGGTGTTGCCACGAGCAACAACCTCATCCGGGACTTCTACACGGCCCTCGCCCAAGGCAATGAGGTCGAGGCCACCGCGGCCGAGTACGGCCAGAAGATCGAGGACATCCTCAACTCGAAGTGA
- a CDS encoding PadR family transcriptional regulator, whose translation MKPDFPLLGLLARRPASGYDLGKWLQGDGRFLGRKSSMSPIYRALADFEARGWVTVSRIESDQGPAANVHRLTPEGREALVVWAKTPHTPTARPMDVDFMVKLNFAGQLGPEYALPIVQTELAFRRHQREQELSNPSPSHDIDPIPEIDAAWLEEIYHLTEDRGWQNTSLLISWLETTERYLKRLIQRQQATTA comes from the coding sequence ATGAAGCCGGACTTCCCCTTGCTGGGACTGTTGGCGAGGCGTCCCGCGTCGGGCTACGACCTCGGAAAGTGGTTGCAGGGCGACGGCCGGTTCCTCGGACGCAAAAGCTCGATGAGCCCGATCTATCGGGCGCTGGCGGATTTCGAGGCACGCGGATGGGTCACGGTGTCGCGCATCGAGTCCGATCAGGGGCCAGCGGCGAACGTGCACAGACTCACCCCCGAGGGGCGGGAAGCGCTCGTTGTGTGGGCCAAAACTCCCCACACCCCGACCGCACGGCCGATGGATGTCGACTTCATGGTGAAGCTCAACTTTGCTGGGCAGCTCGGCCCCGAGTATGCACTGCCGATCGTCCAGACGGAGCTGGCCTTCCGCAGGCATCAGAGGGAGCAGGAGCTCTCCAACCCTTCTCCCAGCCACGACATCGACCCGATCCCAGAGATTGACGCAGCATGGTTGGAGGAGATCTACCACCTCACAGAGGACCGCGGGTGGCAGAACACCTCGCTGCTGATCTCGTGGCTCGAAACCACCGAGCGCTACCTGAAACGACTCATCCAGCGACAGCAGGCCACCACCGCGTGA
- a CDS encoding bifunctional hydroxymethylpyrimidine kinase/phosphomethylpyrimidine kinase translates to MTSTDTSLPPIALAIAGTEASGGAGAQTDLKTFTQLGVYGCVALTCIVSMDPAHDFNHRVVGVEPQVILDQVEACVGVNPRIDAVKIGMLGSLPTIDAVDRALETHGFTNVVLDPVLVCKGQEFAEAKAVDDELRARILPRARMTTPNLFESATLAGMEEITTVAQLKDAAKRIHDHGVPNVLAKAGPSLGTGTALDVFYDGTNLEVLETEVVGNVRVHGAGCTLAAAVTAELAKGATPLEAAVTAKNVVNASIGMRGNIPFTYVWQGWYQA, encoded by the coding sequence ATGACCAGCACTGACACGTCACTCCCGCCCATCGCCCTCGCCATCGCAGGGACGGAGGCCTCCGGCGGCGCCGGTGCGCAGACGGACCTCAAGACCTTCACCCAGCTCGGCGTGTACGGCTGCGTGGCCCTGACCTGCATCGTCTCCATGGACCCCGCCCACGACTTCAACCACCGCGTCGTCGGCGTCGAGCCGCAGGTGATCCTGGACCAGGTGGAGGCCTGCGTGGGGGTCAACCCCCGCATTGACGCGGTCAAGATCGGCATGCTCGGCTCCCTGCCGACGATCGACGCCGTGGACCGGGCGCTGGAGACTCACGGCTTCACCAACGTGGTGCTTGACCCGGTGCTGGTGTGCAAGGGTCAGGAGTTCGCCGAGGCGAAGGCTGTCGACGACGAGCTGCGCGCCCGCATCCTGCCGCGCGCGCGGATGACGACGCCGAACCTCTTCGAGTCGGCCACCCTCGCCGGCATGGAGGAGATCACGACCGTCGCGCAGCTCAAGGACGCGGCTAAGCGCATCCACGACCACGGTGTGCCGAACGTGCTGGCGAAGGCCGGCCCGAGCCTGGGCACGGGCACCGCGCTCGACGTCTTCTACGACGGTACGAACCTCGAGGTCCTGGAGACGGAGGTCGTCGGCAATGTGCGCGTGCACGGCGCGGGCTGCACGCTCGCCGCGGCTGTGACGGCCGAGCTCGCCAAGGGCGCGACGCCGCTTGAGGCGGCCGTGACGGCGAAGAACGTCGTCAACGCCTCCATCGGCATGCGCGGGAACATTCCCTTCACCTACGTCTGGCAGGGCTGGTACCAGGCCTGA
- a CDS encoding L-serine ammonia-lyase: MTSDLVGTGPGAVGTAVGTVGAASAVSDRPAALPTPSAVSALSADDCAGTTLHRATLDATTPAALLAGEISAEQASRPLSVFDLMRIGIGPSSSHTVGPMRAGRAFADELAAVVVPDDVVHLAVEPTEPGGAERVARLTVELYGSLGATGRGHATDRAVVMGLAGYEPETVPAEVCARQIEEVAAVGTLTVDGVGDVPFDPATDIHFLPGRVLPYHVNGMTISAYRSEGQEVLCRTYYSVGGGFVMEDVGVPGAPSIRALATVSSAEAHATPAPFPFSSSAELLAICEREGLRVSDVVRANEVSARSEEEVDAYLDRLRATMNACIEAGMRTDGVLPGGLGVRRRAKALRERLLAQAAGPAAAYTQADPLRGMDWVDLFALAVNEENAAGRRVVTAPTNGAAGIVPAVLRYYQDFVPGADDDGARRFLLAATAVGSLIKINASIAGAEVGCQGEVGSASSMAAAGLAEALGGAPAQVENAAEIAMEHNLGLTCDPVGGLVQIPCIERNAVAAVKAINAARMALWGEGRHAVSLDTVIETMRQTGEDMLAKYKETSRGGLAVNVVEC; this comes from the coding sequence ATGACCAGTGACCTTGTGGGGACCGGACCGGGCGCCGTCGGAACCGCCGTCGGCACTGTCGGTGCGGCCAGCGCCGTGAGCGACCGGCCCGCGGCCCTGCCCACGCCGAGCGCTGTCTCCGCCCTCTCCGCGGACGACTGCGCCGGCACCACCCTGCACCGCGCGACCTTGGACGCCACCACGCCCGCCGCGCTCCTGGCAGGTGAGATCTCCGCAGAGCAGGCCTCACGGCCCCTGAGCGTCTTCGATCTCATGCGCATCGGCATCGGCCCCTCCTCCTCCCACACCGTGGGCCCCATGCGGGCCGGGCGGGCCTTTGCCGACGAGCTGGCCGCCGTCGTCGTCCCCGACGACGTCGTGCACCTGGCCGTGGAGCCCACGGAACCCGGTGGCGCCGAGCGGGTCGCCCGCCTGACCGTCGAGCTCTACGGCTCGCTCGGCGCCACCGGCCGCGGCCACGCCACCGACCGGGCCGTCGTCATGGGCCTGGCGGGCTACGAGCCCGAGACGGTGCCCGCCGAGGTCTGCGCCCGCCAGATCGAGGAGGTCGCCGCCGTCGGGACGCTCACGGTCGACGGCGTTGGTGACGTCCCCTTCGACCCGGCCACCGACATCCACTTCCTTCCCGGCCGCGTCCTGCCCTACCACGTCAACGGCATGACGATCAGCGCCTACCGCTCCGAGGGCCAGGAGGTCCTGTGTCGCACCTACTACTCGGTGGGCGGCGGCTTCGTCATGGAGGACGTCGGCGTGCCCGGCGCCCCGTCCATCCGCGCGCTCGCCACCGTCTCAAGCGCCGAGGCGCACGCGACGCCCGCCCCCTTCCCCTTCTCCTCCTCTGCGGAGCTGCTGGCCATCTGCGAGCGCGAGGGGCTGCGGGTCTCCGACGTCGTGCGCGCCAATGAGGTCTCCGCCCGCAGCGAGGAGGAGGTCGACGCCTACCTCGACCGTCTGCGCGCGACAATGAACGCCTGCATCGAGGCGGGGATGAGGACCGACGGCGTCCTGCCCGGCGGCCTCGGCGTCCGGCGTCGCGCCAAGGCCCTGCGTGAGCGGCTGCTCGCCCAGGCCGCCGGCCCCGCTGCCGCCTACACCCAGGCCGACCCCCTGCGCGGCATGGACTGGGTGGACCTGTTCGCCCTGGCCGTCAACGAGGAGAACGCGGCCGGGCGTCGCGTCGTCACCGCCCCGACCAACGGGGCGGCCGGCATCGTCCCGGCGGTCCTGCGCTACTACCAGGACTTCGTCCCCGGGGCCGACGACGACGGGGCGCGCCGTTTCCTGCTGGCGGCGACCGCCGTCGGCTCCCTCATCAAGATCAACGCCTCCATCGCCGGGGCGGAGGTCGGCTGCCAGGGGGAGGTGGGCTCGGCGTCGTCGATGGCGGCGGCGGGGCTTGCCGAGGCCCTGGGTGGCGCGCCCGCTCAGGTGGAGAACGCCGCGGAGATCGCGATGGAGCACAACCTGGGGCTCACCTGCGACCCGGTGGGCGGGCTCGTTCAGATCCCGTGCATCGAGCGCAACGCGGTGGCGGCGGTCAAGGCGATCAACGCCGCGCGCATGGCGCTGTGGGGGGAGGGCCGGCACGCCGTGTCCCTGGACACGGTGATCGAGACGATGCGTCAGACCGGCGAGGACATGCTCGCCAAGTACAAGGAGACGAGCCGCGGCGGCCTGGCCGTCAACGTCGTCGAGTGCTGA
- a CDS encoding alpha-amylase family protein yields the protein MSAITSSRSPWSTDSVVPEQVRSAVDAVLDDAALPEPEREVLTTRVERWYPDVIDGLVTLYGERGDDVVRATAVHLLTEAATAWVARDPQLRRLDLARTLDPTWVQDSSRIGYAAYTERFAGDLRGVEERIGYLRELGVTYLHLMPLLTPRPGDSDGGYAVADYRSVRPDLGDMEDLAHLAGQLRARGISLVIDLVLNHVAREHEWAVRARAGEQRYRDYFHIFPDRTEPDEYERTLPEIFPDFAPGNFTWEEEAGGWVWTTFNSFQWDINWRNPHVMEEYASIVLDLANRGVEVLRLDAIAFTIKRKGTDCQGQPEVHAITQVLRALTRIACPAVDLKAEAIVAPTELLQYLGQGRYTGKVSDLAYHNSLMVQVWSMLASRNVRLAARALSCLPVEPATATWITYIRCHDDIGWAIDDADAESVGLNGFWHRQFLADWYRGVYPMSDARGLVFQYNPVTQDRRISGTSASLIGIEAAAEAVEGITDDTPQWREEELRTWLAQRLDALRLANAIIYGWGGVPVLWSGDELGQYNDPNWDTEPGHEADSRWAGRPVLSDALVAQRHDPTTVTGRVFGDLVRMGRVRALLPQLRADVRTLVAPVDDDGVLVTFRDHPRGSFVGVYNVTPDWRSVPASRLAEYGVLGAIDVLTDTIPEWSTTLEGAGDGLVPVPPYAAWWLVRPTD from the coding sequence ATGAGCGCCATCACATCCTCCCGCAGCCCCTGGTCCACGGACAGCGTCGTCCCCGAGCAGGTCCGCAGCGCCGTCGACGCCGTTCTCGACGACGCCGCCCTGCCGGAGCCCGAGCGCGAGGTCCTCACCACCCGCGTCGAGCGCTGGTACCCCGACGTCATCGACGGTCTGGTCACCCTCTACGGTGAGCGCGGCGACGACGTCGTACGCGCTACCGCGGTCCACCTCCTCACCGAGGCGGCCACCGCCTGGGTCGCGCGCGACCCGCAGCTGCGCCGCCTCGACCTCGCCCGCACCCTCGACCCCACCTGGGTCCAGGACTCCTCCCGCATCGGCTACGCCGCCTACACCGAGCGCTTCGCCGGGGACCTGCGCGGCGTCGAGGAGCGCATCGGCTACCTGCGTGAGCTGGGCGTGACCTACCTGCACCTCATGCCTCTGCTCACCCCGCGCCCCGGCGACTCCGACGGCGGCTACGCCGTCGCCGACTACCGCTCGGTCCGCCCGGACCTGGGCGACATGGAGGACCTCGCCCACCTGGCAGGGCAGTTGCGCGCCCGCGGCATCAGCCTCGTCATCGACCTCGTGCTCAACCACGTCGCACGCGAGCACGAGTGGGCGGTGCGCGCCCGCGCCGGTGAGCAGCGCTACCGCGACTACTTCCACATCTTCCCCGACCGCACTGAGCCGGACGAGTACGAGCGGACCCTGCCCGAGATCTTCCCCGACTTCGCCCCGGGCAACTTCACCTGGGAGGAGGAGGCCGGCGGCTGGGTGTGGACCACCTTCAACTCCTTCCAGTGGGACATCAACTGGCGCAACCCCCACGTCATGGAGGAGTACGCCTCGATCGTGCTCGACCTGGCCAACCGGGGCGTCGAGGTGCTGCGCCTGGACGCCATCGCCTTCACCATCAAGCGCAAGGGCACCGACTGCCAGGGCCAGCCCGAGGTCCACGCCATCACCCAGGTCCTGCGCGCCCTCACCCGCATCGCCTGCCCTGCGGTGGACCTCAAGGCCGAGGCGATCGTCGCCCCCACCGAGCTCCTGCAGTACCTGGGCCAGGGCCGCTACACGGGCAAGGTCTCCGACCTCGCCTACCACAACTCCCTCATGGTCCAGGTCTGGTCCATGCTCGCCTCGCGCAACGTCCGCCTCGCGGCCCGGGCCCTGTCCTGCCTGCCGGTCGAGCCGGCCACGGCCACGTGGATCACCTACATCCGCTGCCACGACGACATCGGCTGGGCCATTGACGACGCCGACGCCGAGTCGGTGGGCCTCAACGGCTTCTGGCACCGCCAGTTCCTCGCCGACTGGTACCGCGGCGTCTACCCCATGAGTGACGCACGGGGGCTGGTCTTCCAGTACAACCCCGTCACCCAGGACCGCCGCATCAGTGGCACATCCGCCTCCCTCATCGGCATCGAGGCGGCCGCGGAGGCCGTCGAGGGGATCACGGACGATACGCCCCAGTGGCGGGAGGAGGAACTGCGCACCTGGCTCGCCCAGCGCCTGGACGCGCTGCGCCTGGCCAACGCCATCATCTACGGCTGGGGCGGTGTGCCCGTCCTGTGGAGCGGCGACGAGCTCGGCCAGTACAACGACCCCAACTGGGACACCGAGCCCGGGCACGAGGCCGACTCGCGGTGGGCCGGCCGCCCGGTCCTGTCCGACGCCCTGGTGGCCCAGCGCCATGATCCGACGACGGTCACCGGCCGCGTCTTTGGCGACCTCGTGAGGATGGGACGGGTGCGGGCCTTGCTGCCGCAGCTGCGTGCGGACGTGCGCACCCTCGTCGCGCCGGTCGACGACGACGGCGTCCTCGTCACCTTCCGCGACCACCCACGGGGCAGCTTCGTGGGCGTCTACAACGTGACGCCCGACTGGCGCTCAGTGCCGGCCTCGCGTCTGGCCGAGTACGGGGTGCTGGGCGCCATCGACGTGCTGACAGACACGATCCCGGAGTGGTCGACGACGCTGGAGGGCGCGGGCGATGGGCTCGTCCCGGTGCCCCCGTATGCCGCCTGGTGGCTTGTGCGCCCCACCGACTGA
- a CDS encoding MFS transporter, with protein sequence MTASAPLADVEDAQTSGSTQSRLILMTVFLAFMGQMMLNPIIAPLSRSMGLREWHIGAAVSLAALTLASLSQFWGRRSQKSGVRVVLTTSMTVGAVALASFAGLAWLGVRGIWTGTGLALGVILTRGILYGSGISAILPTAQTYFVTRARSENERVKLLGATGAAQGLATILGAVLGGALATVGGLLLPVTVMPLLMVCAIAVVLVALKPEKPTALIDRPATISYTDPRVLPFLLTGFMMFLSFAALQTLLGFAVQDRFGLSDSGTAGLTSAVMVAMSVSMVITQGVVVPRLGWSSRRLLRTGLVVLVVATACLLPTASYVLLVAGCVLTGLGLGMAIPGYNTGPTLEMSKEEQGSVAGLINANNGVTYAIAPIASTAAYGWDPAAPFVGILALMGTAAVFSLLHPALRVRRQA encoded by the coding sequence ATGACCGCATCTGCCCCACTTGCCGACGTCGAGGACGCCCAGACATCCGGCTCCACCCAGTCCCGGCTCATCCTCATGACCGTCTTCCTGGCCTTCATGGGACAGATGATGCTCAACCCGATCATCGCTCCACTCTCCCGCAGCATGGGACTGCGAGAGTGGCATATCGGCGCCGCGGTGTCCCTCGCGGCCCTCACCCTGGCCTCCCTCAGCCAGTTCTGGGGACGACGCTCCCAGAAGAGCGGAGTCAGGGTGGTGCTCACGACCTCCATGACCGTCGGAGCCGTCGCTCTGGCCTCCTTCGCCGGCCTGGCGTGGCTGGGCGTGCGCGGCATCTGGACGGGCACCGGGCTCGCGCTCGGGGTCATTCTGACCCGGGGGATCCTCTACGGTTCAGGAATCTCCGCGATCCTGCCGACGGCGCAGACCTACTTCGTCACGCGCGCCCGAAGCGAGAACGAGCGCGTCAAGCTCCTGGGGGCCACGGGTGCCGCCCAGGGCCTGGCCACCATCCTCGGGGCGGTCCTCGGCGGGGCATTGGCCACCGTCGGCGGTCTCCTCCTGCCGGTGACGGTCATGCCTCTGCTCATGGTCTGCGCCATCGCCGTTGTCCTGGTTGCCCTGAAGCCGGAGAAGCCGACCGCGCTGATCGATCGCCCGGCCACGATCTCCTACACCGACCCGCGCGTGCTCCCCTTCCTGCTCACCGGCTTCATGATGTTCCTGTCCTTCGCCGCCCTTCAGACGCTCCTCGGCTTCGCCGTCCAGGACCGCTTCGGGCTGTCCGACTCCGGCACGGCAGGGCTGACCTCCGCGGTCATGGTGGCAATGTCGGTGTCCATGGTGATTACCCAGGGCGTGGTGGTTCCCCGGCTCGGCTGGAGCTCTCGACGCCTGCTGCGCACAGGTCTTGTGGTCCTGGTCGTCGCAACCGCCTGCCTCCTGCCGACCGCCTCGTACGTGCTGCTCGTGGCAGGCTGCGTCCTGACCGGACTCGGTCTCGGCATGGCCATCCCCGGCTACAACACCGGCCCCACCCTGGAGATGAGCAAGGAGGAGCAGGGGTCCGTCGCCGGGCTCATCAACGCCAACAACGGCGTCACGTACGCCATCGCCCCCATCGCCTCCACGGCGGCCTATGGATGGGACCCCGCCGCACCATTCGTGGGGATCCTCGCACTCATGGGCACCGCGGCCGTCTTCAGTCTCCTGCATCCCGCACTGCGGGTTCGCCGCCAGGCCTGA